The nucleotide window CAGTCCGTACTTCTAGTCGCAGAGGCAGACGCGCCACACCAAAGCCACAGCCAAAATTAGTTAAAAAACCAGCAGCGCAACAACTGCAACTACTCGATACATTGAGTGCAAATGTTGATAGCAACTCAACACCAAACCAAGAAGAGAGTCCTCAGCTTGCGATTGACAACAATCCTGCTGCGATCGCAGCAGATGTCGAAGAGGACACTGACACAATTACAGAAATTCTTGGGGAAGATTTAATTGACGAAGATGAAGATGACGTCGATGACTTGGAAGATGATTTAGACGATGACGATCTTGACGATCTCGACTTGGATGACGATTTTGATGAAGAACCTTTCACAGTTTCTAGACCAATAAAAAATAGTAGAGTTTCACTACAAGTTCTACCGCTATCAGAAGCGTCTTTACCGAAAACTTGCTATTTGGTCATTGATCGAGCATCTGAGTTAATTACACGTCCCCTAAGAGAGTTTGGGGACTTGGGACAAATTCCTACTGGTGAAACACAGGAAAGAACTTTACCTGTGTTTGATAACCATCGAGTCGCACGTCGTTTTTCAACGAAACGAGACAAAGTCATCAAAATTCCAGATAGCAGATTGCTGCAAAAAACGCGATCGCATCTCCAAGCTAAAGGAATTACAAGACTACTTGTTGATGGTCAAGTTTATTCCCTATCTATAACTTAAGCTATTTTAGAACTGCAATCGTACCAATATTATGTCAGTGTTGACTATTGTCTGAGAATCACTCTCAGTAGATTTTCGCATAGACAGACAAATAGAGGTAGCGCTACTTTTATTTTGTATCGAGTCTAGAGCTACCTGACAAACTTGGCTTTTCAGCGGATTTAATAATTGAGTACAGCGCCAGGCAGACAAGTTCTGACTCAAGGTAGTGCTGACAGCTGGCTGTATGACAGTAAACAAATGGCTAAATTCGCCTTAATTAAGACATTACGTCGTGCTTACAATATTGCTCGGTTATCATGCAAAAGTAAAATTCCGACAGATGAATTAATTGAAATATTGCATCAGCAAACTTCACGACGACGATTACTCCAGGGAGGACTCTTTGCCACAGGCGCGATCGCTGGAGTCACTTTAAGTTATCAAAGGCATAGTATTGCTAGTGGTACAAGTTCTAAAGTACTTATTGTTGGTGCAGGAATTGCGGGATTAACAGCTGCCTATCGACTACATCAAGCTGGAGTGGGTGTTGAGATTGTTGAAGCAAGAAATGAGATTGGTGGAAGAATCCACAGTCTCGCCAATGCTGCTGGAACTTCCACAACAGTTGAATTAGGAGGAGAATTTATTGATTCAGAGCATCGGAATATTCAAGAACTTGCTGCTGAACTAGGCTTGCAGCTTAGCGATTTGTCAGCTGTAGATCGAGGACTAATAGAGGATACTTGGTACTTTGAGGGCAAAAAAATTCCCTTAGAACAGATTGTTCAAGATTTTATCCCCTTAACGCCAATTCTGGAGAAAGATGCAGCGATCGCAGAAAATCTCACATCTCCAGAAGCAATTAAACTAGATCGAACTTCAATTACACAGTATTTAGCACAACAGCCAATTAGCCCAACTTTACGCAAACTGATCGCAACTGCTTACACAGTAGAATATGGTCGTGAAGCCGCAGAACAGTCAAGTCTCAACCTCATCTACTTAATTGGCACAAGTACCGAGGACTTTAGCATTTATGGTAATAGTGATGAGCGCTATCACATTATCGGAGGGAATCAGCAACTGCTCCAACGACTGGCACAGCCACTGACAAGTTTTATTGAACCAGAAACTGAATTAGAAGCAATCCGCAGTTTATCAGATGGTCGTTATCGCGCTAGTTTTCGGGCGGGGACTAGAGTATTTGAACGTAACTACGAACGAGTTTTACTCGCTATACCTTTTAGTGTTTTACGTACAGTACGCCTTAGTGTCGATCTACCACCTGCAAAACGTCAGGTAATTAATAGTTTATGTTACGGTACAAACTCTAAGTTGATTACTGCATATAAAGAGAGAGTTTGGCGCGATCGCTATCAATCCACTGCTTCTCTATTTACTGATTTAGATTTTCAAAATACTTGGGAACCAACGCGCTATTCTTCAGGAAAAAGTGGGTTGATCACTAATTTTTGTGGCGGGCGTTATGGATTTGAACTAGGAAAAGGAACCACGCAAGCGCAGGCGCAAAAATTTTATGGGCAAATTGAAAAAGTTTTTCCTGGACTTCGCAGCCAACGTACAGGTGAAGTCATTCGCGCTTACTGGACAGGAGAACCCTACAGTGCAGGTTCTTATGCTTGCTATTTAGTTGGACAGTGGTCTCAGTTTTATGGTAGAGAAAGAGAACGTGTAGGAAACCTTTTGTTTGCTGGCGAACACTGCTCCCAAGACTATCAAGGTTATATGGAAGGAGGCTGTGAAACAGGTGAAATTGCCGCACAAGAAATCTTGAAAGACTTAAACATCAAAAAAGCAACAGCTTTAAAACATCGCTAGACGACCCAGTAGTATTGATCTGCGTAAAAAGGTTCAAGGACAATTAATATAAAGTTCTAATAATTGGAATAAACTCAATTATGAGCAGTACTTTTGATGTAACTCAATACAGTGTGGTATTGGTCAGTACTGGTTCGCAGCAAGAGGCAGAAGCGATCGCCACTTCTTTAGTTAAATCTCAGTTGGCTGCTTGTGTCAGTATCGTCCCAGTTTCGTCAATTTACACTTGGCAAGGAGAACTTTGTCAAGAACCAGAGTGGCAGTTAATTATTAAAACAGATTTAAGTCAATTTCCGGCTTTAGAAGCAAAGATTCAGGAGCTGCATTCTTACGAAGTTCCAGAAGTGATTGTACTTCCTATTATTGCTGGTTCTAGCACTTACCTCAATTGGCTCTCTGGACAATTAAAGAGGAGCGAGGAGTGAGGGATATTTTACTGTTCCCCCTTACTCCTAAATCCTCGCTCCTCACCCCTTCTTGATAAAATGCGGATGGCGAGACTCGAACTCGCAAGGCGTAAGCCACACGCCCCTCAAACGTGCGTGTCTACCAGTTCCACCACATCCGCTTGTGACTAATTATAGATAGTAGCAGATTCAGCGCAATTTCGTCCTATATTTACTGTATGCTGAAGCTACGCGATCGCGTAGCGCTGTAGAAATGTTCTAGGAGTTAGCGAAAGCATTTACTCTAGCTGTTGGTATATTTGCTGGCAAATGCATTTTTCTAAAATACTAATCGCCAATCGGGGAGAAATTGCCCTCAGGATTATCCGTGCTTGTGAGGAGATGGGAATTGCTACTGTTGCAGTTCATTCAACGGTTGACCGTGATTCTCTTCATGTCCAACTTGCGGATGAAGCAGTGTGTATTGGTGAAGCTCCAGGGAGCAAAAGTTATCTTAATATTCCCCGTATTATTGCTGCAGCTTTAACACGTAATGCTACCGCAATACATCCTGGTTATGGCTTCTTAGCTGAGAATGCCCGATTTGCAGAAATTTGTGCCGATCATCAAATTACTTTTATTGGTCCATCACCCGAAGCAATTCGCGCTATGGGTGATAAATCAACCGCCAAAGAAACGATGATTCGAGCCGGTGTACCAACTGTTCCTGGTAGCGATGGGTTGCTCAAAGATGAACTTGAAGCACAAGCGATCGCTCGTAAAATTGGTTATCCTGTCATCGTCAAAGCTACAGCAGGTGGTGGCGGACGTGGAATGCGCCTTGTCCGCGACGACAACGAAATCACTAAATTCTTTTTAGCGGCTCAAGGCGAAGCGGAAGCTGCCTTTGGTAATCCTGGACTGTATCTTGAAAAATTTATTGAACGCCCTCGTCATATTGAATTTCAAATTTTTGCAGATAGCTACGGTAATGTGATTCACCTCGGCGAACGTGATTGTTCCATTCAACGTCGTCATCAAAAATTGTTGGAAGAAGCACCAAGCCCAGCACTGAACCCAGCACTCCGCGAAAAAATGGGAGAAGCCGCTGTTAAGGCAGCCAAATCAATTGATTATGTCGGTGCGGGTACTGTTGAGTTTTTACTTGCCCCTAACGGCGAGTTCTACTTTATGGAAATGAACACGCGGATTCAAGTTGAGCATCCAGTCACAGAAATGATTACTGGACTTGACTTAGTTGCTGAGCAAATTCGCATTGCTCAAGGCGAAAAACTTCAGCTGACTCAGGATCAAGTAGTACTACGCGGTCATGCGATCGAATGTCGGATTAACGCTGAAGATCCAGATCACGATTTTCGTCCTTCTCCTGGTCGCATTAGCGGCTATTTACCACCAGGTGGACCAGGCGTACGTATGGATTCCCACGTTTACACAGATTATCAGATTCCTCCCTACTACGACTCGTTAATTGCCAAATTAATCGTTTGGGGTCCCGATCGCCCTAGCGCTATCAAGCGGATGAAACGCGCTCTACGCGAGTGCGCACTGACTGGCTTACCAACAACAATTAACTTTCACCAAAGGATTCTAGAAACACCAGAATTTCTTCAAGGTGAAGTTTTTACAAACTTTGTTGAACACGTTATGTTTCCAAAGAAAAACTCTAGCAACTAACCACTCACCATTCCCTTATTGCAAGCGAGAAGCCATTGTCAGTAGCCCTTGCTGACCTAAAAGCAATTC belongs to Gloeocapsopsis sp. IPPAS B-1203 and includes:
- the accC gene encoding acetyl-CoA carboxylase biotin carboxylase subunit, translating into MHFSKILIANRGEIALRIIRACEEMGIATVAVHSTVDRDSLHVQLADEAVCIGEAPGSKSYLNIPRIIAAALTRNATAIHPGYGFLAENARFAEICADHQITFIGPSPEAIRAMGDKSTAKETMIRAGVPTVPGSDGLLKDELEAQAIARKIGYPVIVKATAGGGGRGMRLVRDDNEITKFFLAAQGEAEAAFGNPGLYLEKFIERPRHIEFQIFADSYGNVIHLGERDCSIQRRHQKLLEEAPSPALNPALREKMGEAAVKAAKSIDYVGAGTVEFLLAPNGEFYFMEMNTRIQVEHPVTEMITGLDLVAEQIRIAQGEKLQLTQDQVVLRGHAIECRINAEDPDHDFRPSPGRISGYLPPGGPGVRMDSHVYTDYQIPPYYDSLIAKLIVWGPDRPSAIKRMKRALRECALTGLPTTINFHQRILETPEFLQGEVFTNFVEHVMFPKKNSSN
- a CDS encoding helix-turn-helix domain-containing protein, producing the protein MTVKKLLDADKSEILKLYRETGETTSTLAERYGVSNSTISRLLKVTLPEAEYESLIASKRAARTPHSESTRDEAHAPESVDSKIQIEEAPQSEQVEPVRTSSRRGRRATPKPQPKLVKKPAAQQLQLLDTLSANVDSNSTPNQEESPQLAIDNNPAAIAADVEEDTDTITEILGEDLIDEDEDDVDDLEDDLDDDDLDDLDLDDDFDEEPFTVSRPIKNSRVSLQVLPLSEASLPKTCYLVIDRASELITRPLREFGDLGQIPTGETQERTLPVFDNHRVARRFSTKRDKVIKIPDSRLLQKTRSHLQAKGITRLLVDGQVYSLSIT
- a CDS encoding FAD-dependent oxidoreductase codes for the protein MSTAPGRQVLTQGSADSWLYDSKQMAKFALIKTLRRAYNIARLSCKSKIPTDELIEILHQQTSRRRLLQGGLFATGAIAGVTLSYQRHSIASGTSSKVLIVGAGIAGLTAAYRLHQAGVGVEIVEARNEIGGRIHSLANAAGTSTTVELGGEFIDSEHRNIQELAAELGLQLSDLSAVDRGLIEDTWYFEGKKIPLEQIVQDFIPLTPILEKDAAIAENLTSPEAIKLDRTSITQYLAQQPISPTLRKLIATAYTVEYGREAAEQSSLNLIYLIGTSTEDFSIYGNSDERYHIIGGNQQLLQRLAQPLTSFIEPETELEAIRSLSDGRYRASFRAGTRVFERNYERVLLAIPFSVLRTVRLSVDLPPAKRQVINSLCYGTNSKLITAYKERVWRDRYQSTASLFTDLDFQNTWEPTRYSSGKSGLITNFCGGRYGFELGKGTTQAQAQKFYGQIEKVFPGLRSQRTGEVIRAYWTGEPYSAGSYACYLVGQWSQFYGRERERVGNLLFAGEHCSQDYQGYMEGGCETGEIAAQEILKDLNIKKATALKHR
- the cutA gene encoding divalent-cation tolerance protein CutA, translated to MSSTFDVTQYSVVLVSTGSQQEAEAIATSLVKSQLAACVSIVPVSSIYTWQGELCQEPEWQLIIKTDLSQFPALEAKIQELHSYEVPEVIVLPIIAGSSTYLNWLSGQLKRSEE